From Candidatus Cloacimonadota bacterium, one genomic window encodes:
- a CDS encoding PAS domain S-box protein, with the protein MNKILKVLLLEDNIEDAELIIRELKKSDLNIEPKVTHNESAYIQAIQEFKPDIILSDYALPGYDGMRALMVAEEKVPDIPFIIVTGSINEETAVQCIKKGAWDYVIKQHLHQLVPAVRNAIKYREELIQKREREEELRNTLELTKAIIDNSQDCIKILDLEGNLLYMSIGGQRLLEIKDVNKYLNKNWIEFWEGEDRKKAQEAVNKAKKGKVGYFEGYCPTEKGTPKWWGVLISPIYDDAGKVEKLLSVSRDITSRKEIEQRLLRSEVQKDIILNTTQEMFAFYDINLRIIWANKASADSVGIPPEEMVGKYCYEVWQKRKEPCEGCIVLKAKETKQPQSGKAQTHDGRYWSLRGYPVLDEEGNVTNLIELGMDITEREKAEKQLEQVLEATTDGIWTWNFKTDELHFSPKYYTMLGYEPDEFPATYDSWVRLLHPRDKDEAIKTAEEYLQEKPDVYENQFRMRTKDGTYLCIHALAKVVERDTNGEAILMIGNHEDITGRKQAERKFQTYVTSSPTPFFIANSIGEYTYVNNAACHLLGYSEKELLSMNIKDVSHPDDYEKNLKTFSKLLEGKPVRQEISMLHKSGKKVYSILDAVMLDENNIIAFCTDTTQRHHDEEVQNVLYKISEAVNTTTNLDELYHSVHEHLSHILDVKNFYIVLYNKEHDILEFPFHADEKVTFKTHAAENTLSGYVITNGKSLYADRKVLAKLQKEGKIGKADKGTEAQIWIGVPLKYENETIGVLAVQNYTNEKAFSKDDVRILELVSNTIALGIERKKFERYLFESEEKYRTLVNNLPVGISRSTPAGKLLALNPAIVEMYGYSSSEELMKADAKELYCDSKDREHMLSELKKHGFVKGSVTQEYKKDGSKIWVSANYKATFDKRGEIEYLDGVILDITKRKKALEALEESERKLKETVGAIAEGVWEINLRTNSMYFSPQYYHMLGYEPYDFEPSIEKSRELIHPDDREEAVRKEIELIETSQENYVDEFRMISKNGGYRWIRTKGKVVEWDEKDMPVRIIGSHEDITYEKLAEMELQRTQENFINIVESNLDGILILDVKGRIGYSNPAAQNLFGKKEKELIGSDFEFYHMRDNGKEIQINDEKGRTKIASIIVTKVKWEESERPLIVLHDITNRKEFENKLRETNKKLEELMAELEKKVEKQVKELREKDHIIIEQSRHAAMGEMIGNIAHQWRQPLTAVAAIVQDIEEAYKYGELDEKYLRESIKITMDQIGYMSRTIDDFRNFFLPNKEKENFSINEAVTSTVKFIESSFKHNEIKIDVDIVDQCIVRGFQNEYTQVILNIMNNAKDAVKRVKPAHAHVRISLKQLKGQKYSSSLTISNNAGQIPKTIMKKIFDPYFTTKHESEGTGLGLYMSKMIIEKNMGGSIAAENIKDGVKFTILL; encoded by the coding sequence TGTATAAAAAAAGGGGCATGGGATTATGTCATCAAACAACATTTACATCAGCTTGTTCCTGCAGTAAGAAATGCTATAAAATATCGTGAAGAACTTATCCAAAAAAGAGAGCGGGAAGAGGAACTGAGGAATACACTTGAATTAACAAAAGCAATTATTGATAACAGCCAGGATTGTATTAAAATTCTTGATCTTGAAGGTAATCTGCTTTATATGAGCATTGGTGGACAGCGATTATTGGAAATCAAGGATGTAAACAAATATCTTAACAAGAACTGGATAGAATTTTGGGAAGGTGAAGATAGGAAAAAAGCCCAGGAAGCAGTCAATAAAGCAAAAAAGGGAAAGGTTGGATATTTTGAAGGATACTGTCCAACCGAAAAAGGAACTCCCAAATGGTGGGGAGTGTTAATTTCACCGATATATGATGACGCAGGAAAGGTCGAGAAGTTACTCTCAGTTTCAAGGGATATTACTAGTCGCAAAGAGATTGAACAAAGACTGCTTAGGAGTGAAGTCCAGAAGGATATCATACTCAATACAACCCAGGAGATGTTTGCATTTTATGACATTAACTTGAGAATAATCTGGGCTAACAAAGCTTCTGCAGACTCTGTGGGAATACCACCTGAAGAAATGGTTGGCAAGTATTGCTATGAAGTTTGGCAAAAAAGAAAGGAACCTTGTGAAGGATGCATTGTACTCAAGGCAAAGGAAACTAAACAACCGCAAAGTGGTAAAGCGCAAACTCATGATGGAAGGTATTGGTCATTGCGAGGATATCCTGTATTGGATGAAGAAGGAAATGTTACAAACCTCATTGAATTAGGAATGGATATAACGGAGAGGGAAAAAGCTGAGAAACAACTTGAGCAAGTATTAGAGGCAACCACTGATGGAATTTGGACATGGAATTTTAAAACTGACGAATTACATTTCAGTCCCAAGTATTATACCATGCTTGGTTATGAGCCAGATGAGTTTCCTGCAACTTATGATAGTTGGGTGAGGTTACTTCATCCACGTGATAAAGATGAAGCAATCAAGACTGCTGAGGAATACTTACAAGAAAAACCAGATGTATATGAAAATCAATTTAGAATGAGAACAAAGGATGGTACCTACCTCTGTATACATGCATTGGCAAAAGTTGTGGAAAGAGATACGAATGGTGAAGCAATATTAATGATAGGAAATCATGAAGATATTACTGGCAGAAAACAAGCAGAACGTAAATTCCAAACCTATGTCACCAGTTCTCCCACTCCCTTCTTTATTGCGAATAGCATAGGAGAATATACTTATGTAAACAATGCAGCATGCCACCTGCTAGGATATTCTGAGAAAGAACTCCTTTCAATGAACATAAAAGATGTATCACATCCTGATGATTATGAAAAAAATCTGAAAACTTTTTCAAAACTTCTTGAAGGTAAGCCAGTTCGTCAGGAAATTTCAATGCTGCATAAATCCGGGAAAAAGGTGTATTCGATACTTGATGCTGTGATGCTTGATGAAAACAATATTATTGCTTTCTGTACAGATACAACCCAGAGACATCATGATGAGGAAGTACAGAATGTTTTGTATAAAATATCCGAAGCGGTGAACACAACAACAAATCTCGATGAACTATATCATTCAGTTCATGAACACCTGTCTCATATCTTGGATGTAAAGAATTTTTATATTGTTCTGTATAATAAAGAACATGATATACTGGAATTTCCGTTCCACGCCGATGAAAAGGTTACGTTTAAAACTCATGCCGCTGAAAATACCCTGAGTGGATATGTAATTACAAATGGAAAATCTCTCTACGCGGATAGGAAAGTATTAGCGAAACTACAAAAGGAAGGAAAGATCGGAAAAGCAGACAAAGGAACTGAAGCACAGATCTGGATTGGCGTTCCCCTCAAATATGAGAATGAAACCATCGGTGTTCTTGCGGTTCAGAATTATACCAATGAGAAGGCATTCTCAAAGGATGATGTCCGTATTCTCGAACTTGTCTCGAACACAATCGCATTAGGTATAGAACGGAAAAAATTCGAAAGGTACCTTTTTGAGAGTGAAGAAAAATATCGTACTCTGGTAAACAACCTTCCTGTCGGCATTAGCCGATCAACACCTGCGGGTAAACTTCTCGCTCTCAACCCAGCTATTGTTGAGATGTATGGATATTCCAGTTCGGAAGAATTAATGAAAGCTGATGCAAAGGAGCTCTACTGTGATTCTAAAGATAGAGAACATATGCTTTCCGAATTGAAAAAGCATGGTTTTGTTAAGGGATCTGTTACCCAGGAATATAAGAAGGACGGATCGAAAATATGGGTGTCTGCAAATTATAAAGCAACTTTTGATAAAAGAGGAGAGATCGAATATCTTGATGGAGTGATTCTTGATATCACAAAAAGAAAGAAAGCTCTAGAAGCACTTGAGGAGAGTGAAAGGAAATTGAAAGAAACTGTCGGTGCAATTGCCGAAGGTGTTTGGGAAATCAATCTTCGTACAAATTCAATGTATTTCAGTCCACAATATTATCATATGCTTGGTTATGAACCATATGACTTTGAACCATCTATAGAAAAGTCAAGAGAACTCATCCATCCCGACGATAGAGAAGAAGCAGTGAGAAAAGAAATTGAGTTAATTGAAACAAGTCAGGAAAATTATGTTGATGAATTTCGTATGATAAGTAAGAATGGCGGCTATCGTTGGATACGAACAAAGGGAAAAGTTGTTGAATGGGATGAGAAAGATATGCCTGTGCGTATTATTGGCAGTCATGAGGATATAACATATGAAAAACTTGCTGAAATGGAACTGCAGAGAACGCAAGAGAATTTTATTAATATTGTTGAGAGTAATCTCGATGGGATACTTATCCTTGATGTAAAAGGAAGGATCGGTTATTCTAATCCGGCTGCACAAAATCTTTTTGGAAAAAAAGAAAAAGAACTTATTGGTTCAGATTTCGAATTTTACCACATGAGAGATAACGGCAAAGAAATTCAAATCAATGATGAAAAGGGTAGAACAAAAATTGCATCAATTATTGTTACAAAGGTCAAATGGGAAGAATCGGAAAGACCGCTCATCGTCCTGCATGATATAACAAATCGAAAAGAGTTCGAGAATAAACTCAGAGAAACTAATAAGAAATTAGAAGAACTTATGGCTGAGTTGGAAAAAAAGGTCGAGAAACAGGTTAAGGAACTTCGTGAAAAAGATCATATTATTATTGAGCAGTCCCGTCATGCCGCAATGGGAGAAATGATCGGAAATATCGCCCACCAATGGAGACAACCCCTTACTGCAGTTGCAGCAATCGTGCAGGATATTGAAGAGGCTTACAAATATGGAGAATTGGATGAAAAATACCTGCGCGAATCTATTAAGATCACCATGGATCAGATCGGGTATATGTCGCGAACAATTGATGATTTCAGGAATTTCTTTTTACCAAACAAAGAGAAGGAAAACTTCAGTATTAATGAAGCAGTTACGAGCACCGTGAAATTTATTGAAAGCAGCTTCAAACACAATGAAATTAAAATAGACGTGGACATAGTGGACCAATGCATTGTGCGGGGATTCCAAAATGAATACACACAAGTCATACTGAACATCATGAACAATGCCAAGGATGCAGTAAAACGTGTAAAACCAGCTCATGCTCATGTAAGAATCTCATTGAAACAACTTAAAGGTCAGAAATATTCGAGTTCATTAACTATCTCAAATAATGCCGGTCAAATCCCCAAAACTATTATGAAAAAGATCTTCGATCCATATTTTACCACGAAGCATGAATCTGAAGGTACGGGACTGGGACTTTATATGAGCAAGATGATCATTGAAAAGAACATGGGGGGATCGATTGCAGCCGAGAATATCAAAGATGGAGTAAAGTTTACGATTCTTTTGTAA